A genome region from Tolypothrix sp. PCC 7712 includes the following:
- a CDS encoding Calvin cycle protein CP12 — protein sequence MSDIQEKIQEEVEQARTVCDISGSNSAECAAAWDAVEELQAEASHQRQNKQKNSLEQYCDDNPEAAECRLYDD from the coding sequence ATGAGCGACATTCAAGAAAAAATCCAAGAAGAAGTAGAACAAGCCCGTACTGTCTGTGACATCTCAGGTAGCAATTCTGCCGAATGTGCCGCAGCTTGGGATGCAGTCGAAGAATTACAAGCTGAAGCTTCTCACCAACGTCAAAATAAACAAAAAAATTCTTTAGAACAGTACTGTGACGACAATCCAGAAGCAGCAGAATGCCGTCTTTATGATGACTAA
- a CDS encoding DUF3177 family protein — protein MGNNVWFRPFVWLDFRLALTFMVIIPLILLIWAFVQKAEGIQRLLTIYWRVSSILAVTVYLMIGGFGVSFLSGLMGRILIPISLWFWVDLNDEIEYQASGALKLVFTSWRWAMTIYGILGTIALIPFLGCAFSEATFKSPYCRVWLEAPSLFKEYFHANSKPAFLGFLGIMGLVFYVLYLSYFVLVKLGKQGRSATQQ, from the coding sequence ATGGGAAATAATGTTTGGTTTCGCCCGTTTGTTTGGTTAGATTTCAGATTAGCGTTGACTTTTATGGTAATTATTCCGCTAATTCTGTTAATTTGGGCATTTGTGCAGAAAGCAGAAGGAATACAACGCCTATTAACGATTTACTGGCGAGTATCGAGTATATTAGCGGTTACTGTTTACTTAATGATTGGGGGATTTGGGGTTAGTTTTCTCTCAGGATTGATGGGTCGCATTTTGATCCCTATTTCATTATGGTTTTGGGTAGACCTCAATGATGAAATCGAGTATCAAGCCAGTGGAGCGTTAAAATTAGTTTTTACCTCTTGGCGTTGGGCAATGACAATTTATGGTATTCTCGGCACGATCGCCTTGATTCCTTTTTTGGGTTGTGCTTTTTCCGAGGCTACCTTCAAAAGTCCATATTGTCGCGTTTGGTTAGAAGCCCCATCACTCTTTAAAGAATATTTCCATGCTAATAGTAAACCTGCGTTCCTCGGCTTTTTGGGGATCATGGGCTTAGTCTTTTATGTTCTCTACTTAAGCTACTTTGTATTAGTTAAGCTAGGTAAACAAGGCCGTTCCGCTACACAACAGTAA
- the cbiD gene encoding cobalt-precorrin-5B (C(1))-methyltransferase CbiD, producing the protein MRSGYTLPVFACASAVAALHWLRHHQPVNVVAVDLIEPAQITEIPIEQVAGLSDNMALAITRSDPGDNLDLTKNTPIWALVEWHQGEGETVIIKGGEGIGKQLNADGKAAIYGYAQKLLQENLSRLLAPEEKITVTIILPAGRSLAARTSNSAFGVVEGLSLLGTTGISQPLSSPEQLTAFLADLQKKASQFDSLVFCIGENGLDIARQIGINPEQLVKTANWIGPMLVEADNLGVKEILLFGYHGKLMKLAGGIFHTHHHLADGRREILSTYCSLAGLSQPDIQTIFASPTAEAALTHLRHLDTTTGSDWVNQVYSAIAEAIDSRSQEYIRSHSSRDTSATACGSVLFDRDRKIIVKSKTACMLSGKLC; encoded by the coding sequence ATCCGTTCTGGATATACTCTTCCCGTCTTTGCTTGTGCTTCTGCCGTTGCAGCTTTACATTGGTTACGTCATCATCAACCTGTCAATGTAGTAGCAGTAGATTTAATTGAACCAGCGCAAATCACTGAAATCCCCATTGAACAGGTAGCCGGATTATCAGACAACATGGCTTTGGCAATTACCCGCAGCGATCCGGGTGATAATCTCGATCTGACTAAAAATACTCCGATTTGGGCATTGGTGGAATGGCACCAAGGAGAAGGGGAGACGGTAATAATTAAAGGAGGAGAAGGAATTGGGAAGCAGTTAAATGCTGATGGTAAAGCGGCGATTTATGGTTACGCGCAGAAACTCTTGCAAGAGAACTTAAGCCGACTGTTAGCACCAGAAGAAAAAATTACAGTCACAATCATTTTACCTGCTGGGCGATCGCTTGCTGCTCGTACTTCTAACTCGGCTTTTGGGGTAGTGGAAGGACTTTCGCTATTGGGAACTACAGGAATTTCCCAACCTTTAAGTTCTCCTGAACAACTGACAGCTTTTTTGGCAGATTTACAAAAGAAAGCCAGTCAATTTGACAGTTTGGTATTTTGTATTGGCGAGAATGGCTTAGATATAGCACGCCAAATCGGTATAAATCCCGAACAGCTAGTAAAAACAGCTAACTGGATTGGGCCAATGTTAGTGGAAGCTGATAATTTGGGTGTTAAAGAAATCTTATTGTTTGGGTATCATGGAAAACTCATGAAATTGGCAGGAGGGATTTTTCATACCCATCATCATCTTGCTGATGGACGCAGAGAAATTCTCAGTACCTACTGTAGTTTAGCTGGATTGTCGCAGCCAGATATACAAACAATTTTTGCTAGCCCAACTGCAGAAGCTGCACTAACTCACCTCCGTCATCTAGATACGACAACAGGAAGTGATTGGGTAAATCAAGTTTACAGCGCGATCGCAGAGGCTATCGACTCCCGTTCCCAAGAATATATCCGCAGTCACAGCAGTAGAGATACATCAGCTACAGCCTGTGGTTCGGTACTTTTTGATCGCGATCGCAAAATTATCGTAAAGAGCAAAACTGCTTGTATGTTATCCGGAAAATTATGTTAA
- the guaA gene encoding glutamine-hydrolyzing GMP synthase, which translates to MNTAVTLLTEQAPQSTETWGQLNRQIIVILDFGSQYSELIARRIRETQVYSEVLSYRTSAEQLRQLNPKGIILSGGPSSVYGENAPHCDPEIWNLGVPILGVCYGMQLMVNQLGGLVEKADRGEYGKASLYIDDPTDLLTNVDEGTTMWMSHGDSVTKMPPGFELLAHTDNTPCAAIADHERKLYGVQFHPEVVHSLGGLALIRNFVYHICDCEPTWTTAAFVEEAVREIRARVGDKRVLLALSGGVDSSTLAFLLHKAIGDQLTCVFIDQGFMRKYEPERLVKLFQEQFHIPVEYVNARDRFLNMMEGVTDPEEKRRRIGHEFIRVFEETSKRLGHFDYLAQGTLYPDVIESADTNVDPQTGERVAVKIKSHHNVGGLPKDLRFKLVEPLRKLFKDEVRKVGRSIGLPEEIVQRQPFPGPGLAIRILGEVTAERLNILRDADLIVRQEINQRGLYNQVWQAFAVLLPIRSVGVMGDKRTYAYPIVLRIVTSEDGMTADWARIPYDILEVISNRIVNEVKGVNRVVYDITSKPPGTIEWE; encoded by the coding sequence ATGAATACAGCGGTGACTCTACTCACAGAACAAGCACCCCAATCTACTGAAACCTGGGGACAGCTTAATCGCCAAATAATTGTAATTTTAGACTTCGGCTCACAATATTCGGAGCTAATTGCCCGTCGCATCCGTGAGACGCAAGTATACTCCGAAGTTCTGTCCTATCGTACTTCAGCTGAACAATTACGGCAACTCAATCCGAAAGGAATTATTCTGTCTGGTGGCCCAAGTTCAGTTTATGGAGAGAATGCACCCCATTGTGACCCAGAAATTTGGAATTTAGGTGTTCCCATTTTGGGAGTCTGCTATGGAATGCAATTGATGGTAAACCAGCTAGGTGGGTTAGTAGAAAAGGCTGATCGCGGTGAGTATGGTAAGGCATCATTATATATAGATGATCCCACAGATTTACTAACTAATGTGGACGAAGGCACCACAATGTGGATGAGTCATGGCGACTCAGTCACAAAAATGCCTCCAGGATTTGAACTTTTAGCCCATACAGACAATACTCCTTGTGCAGCGATTGCTGACCACGAAAGAAAACTGTATGGTGTACAGTTCCATCCAGAAGTAGTGCATTCTTTGGGTGGATTGGCATTAATTCGCAACTTTGTTTACCATATCTGCGACTGCGAACCTACCTGGACTACAGCCGCTTTTGTAGAAGAAGCTGTACGCGAAATTCGCGCCAGAGTTGGTGATAAGCGAGTGCTGTTAGCGCTTTCTGGTGGGGTTGATTCTTCTACCTTGGCTTTCTTATTACATAAAGCCATTGGCGATCAACTCACTTGTGTGTTTATCGATCAAGGCTTTATGCGGAAGTATGAGCCAGAAAGATTAGTGAAGCTATTCCAAGAGCAATTTCATATTCCTGTAGAGTATGTTAACGCACGCGATCGCTTCCTCAACATGATGGAAGGTGTCACCGATCCCGAAGAAAAGCGTCGCCGCATCGGCCATGAATTTATTCGCGTATTTGAAGAAACATCCAAACGCCTTGGTCACTTTGATTATTTAGCTCAAGGTACCCTGTATCCTGACGTAATTGAATCGGCTGATACCAACGTCGATCCCCAAACTGGCGAACGAGTAGCCGTCAAAATTAAGAGTCATCATAATGTTGGCGGATTACCCAAAGATTTACGCTTCAAACTAGTAGAACCATTGCGGAAACTCTTTAAAGATGAAGTTCGCAAAGTTGGGCGTTCTATTGGTTTACCGGAAGAAATCGTGCAACGCCAACCTTTCCCTGGCCCTGGTTTGGCAATTCGGATTCTCGGTGAAGTGACAGCCGAAAGATTAAATATCTTGCGCGATGCTGATTTAATTGTGCGGCAAGAAATTAATCAACGTGGTTTGTACAATCAAGTTTGGCAAGCATTCGCAGTGTTGCTACCAATTCGTAGTGTCGGCGTGATGGGCGATAAACGTACCTACGCTTACCCCATCGTCTTACGGATTGTCACCAGCGAAGATGGGATGACAGCAGATTGGGCGCGGATACCTTACGATATTTTAGAAGTAATTTCTAACCGCATTGTTAATGAAGTGAAAGGTGTCAACCGAGTAGTGTATGACATCACCTCCAAGCCGCCTGGAACCATCGAGTGGGAATAA
- a CDS encoding cation diffusion facilitator family transporter, whose product MTYDNRAVVRKVLIITLLLNLFVMALKAVVGYSTGSLSLLADALHSVTDSANNVLGLVTSKFSSPKPDREHPYGHQKFEAVGALGISAFLGIACFEILQGAVERILKGGQPVTISAAELWLLLIVLGVNIFVTFYERNEGKRVGSPILIADATHTMSDVWVTITVIGGLIGVWLGYQWLDVVLAFPVALLVFWSGWSVLKDNLPSLVDEMAIAPEAIHAIALSVPGVINCHDIASRGVLGRQVFMEMHLIVDATDVETAHRITEEVERLLEERFRPVRILIHVEPPAYQSETITFESEVKG is encoded by the coding sequence ATGACGTACGATAACCGCGCAGTGGTGCGAAAGGTTTTAATTATTACCCTACTGCTAAACCTGTTTGTGATGGCATTAAAAGCAGTAGTGGGTTACTCTACAGGCTCTTTAAGCTTATTAGCTGATGCTTTACATAGTGTTACTGATAGCGCCAACAATGTTTTAGGCTTGGTTACTAGTAAGTTTTCTTCTCCAAAACCCGATCGCGAACATCCCTATGGACACCAAAAATTTGAAGCTGTCGGTGCTTTGGGAATTTCTGCTTTTTTAGGAATTGCTTGTTTTGAAATTCTCCAAGGCGCAGTTGAGAGAATTCTCAAAGGTGGTCAACCTGTAACCATCTCAGCAGCAGAATTATGGTTATTACTAATTGTGCTAGGTGTGAATATTTTTGTGACTTTCTACGAACGCAATGAAGGGAAGCGAGTAGGTAGTCCAATTTTAATTGCTGATGCTACACATACCATGAGTGATGTGTGGGTAACCATTACTGTGATTGGCGGTTTGATTGGCGTGTGGTTAGGTTACCAATGGCTAGATGTAGTCTTAGCTTTTCCTGTTGCTTTGTTAGTTTTTTGGAGTGGTTGGTCAGTTTTAAAAGATAATTTACCTTCCTTAGTAGATGAAATGGCGATCGCACCAGAAGCAATCCATGCGATCGCGCTTTCGGTTCCGGGAGTCATTAATTGTCATGACATTGCTTCTCGTGGAGTTCTCGGCCGTCAAGTCTTTATGGAAATGCATTTAATTGTCGATGCTACAGATGTAGAAACCGCCCACCGCATTACCGAAGAAGTAGAAAGGCTACTAGAAGAACGTTTCCGTCCGGTAAGAATTCTCATCCATGTCGAACCTCCAGCTTACCAATCTGAGACAATTACTTTTGAATCAGAAGTGAAGGGATGA
- a CDS encoding SH3 domain-containing protein: MRINKVKNQVLKLATGLALMCTTIAINTGIADQIALAKSKNPTKCNLFAYVDVSDGQTLNVRSGTSTNNKILGQVPVNETVQVVAVLGNWAKITNASSGFKGTGWVSLPKLGLSTRGYGTKGVKLYAKTSAKSKVIVRVPPNTSVKLLGCQGGWALVQYKGVNGWLVREDQCGAALTSCS; this comes from the coding sequence ATGAGGATAAATAAAGTGAAAAATCAAGTCTTGAAGCTAGCTACAGGTTTAGCACTTATGTGTACTACTATAGCTATCAATACTGGCATAGCTGATCAAATAGCCTTAGCTAAATCAAAAAATCCGACAAAGTGTAATTTATTTGCCTATGTTGATGTTTCAGATGGGCAAACATTAAACGTGCGGAGTGGAACCAGCACCAACAATAAAATTTTAGGACAAGTGCCTGTTAATGAAACTGTTCAGGTTGTGGCTGTATTAGGAAATTGGGCCAAGATTACCAATGCTAGTAGCGGTTTTAAAGGAACTGGTTGGGTATCTTTGCCCAAGTTAGGCTTATCAACCAGAGGTTACGGTACTAAAGGCGTGAAGCTGTACGCCAAAACTAGTGCCAAAAGTAAAGTCATAGTCAGAGTTCCACCTAACACCAGCGTCAAATTATTAGGCTGTCAGGGAGGCTGGGCGCTGGTGCAATATAAAGGTGTTAACGGTTGGTTGGTAAGAGAAGACCAATGTGGAGCAGCTTTGACCAGTTGTTCTTAA